A window of Candidatus Tanganyikabacteria bacterium genomic DNA:
CATCGTTATGAGCCTCAGCAGCGCAGCCCTGTTGGGGAAGATGCCCACAACGTCAGCCCTCCGTGCGATCTCGCGATTGAGCCGCTCAAGCAGATTCGTGGACCGGATCTTGCTCCAGTGCGACTGCGGGAAGGCGAAGTGCGCCAGGATGTCCTCCTTGGCCTCCCAGAGCATCTTGGAGACCGTAAGAACTCGCCCTACCCCGTCGTGACAGCCGCTCGCCCGTCCGTTAGCGTCGATTCCCAGAGGAGGTGCTCATGGGAGTCGGTAGCCGGACCTTCGGCGCCCGGGAACG
This region includes:
- a CDS encoding transposase, which translates into the protein MLWEAKEDILAHFAFPQSHWSKIRSTNLLERLNREIARRADVVGIFPNRAALLRLITMVLVEQHDEWQAERRYLSLEAIALLKIPLPDAMAALPAARVA